From the genome of Anopheles funestus chromosome 2RL, idAnoFuneDA-416_04, whole genome shotgun sequence:
TCATCAAGGCCTAGAACATAATCGAATGTATAAAACAATACCTTTTCCTAGCACGTAGTCCACCAACCAACCTGTGCACATTCGTAGAAATCCTTAAAATTAAGATATTGCAACTTCCGCTTGGTCGTTTCAAAGCGCAGACAGGCGATAAATACAACTGCCGCATATTTTTGTGCCAGTTCCTCCGGCAATAGGAACTGTTGGCGAATGTTACTCGCCAAATTGCCCTGCGTTTCTTCGACGGCTTTAAATATTCGTTTCACATTGTCAAACTGTCTTCGGCAAGATTTTAAACGCACCCCAGTCTTGTCGGCCACCTCGTCCAGATCTTTACGGTTGCGGGCATTGAGCTTTTTGCCAAACAGCTCCCGCGCAACCGTATCGTCAAGTGAGTAATAATGTTCGATTAGCAGCGAACGGTCCTGTGGACATATCTGAAACGTTGGCTGTTCCGACAACTTTGGAGGAGAGTGTAgaaatttttccaacattgCGTACGTACGATAGTGGTCCTGTACGTCCGACGCAATCAATTCTGGAGGAACGTCGGCAAATATGCCACCTTTCTGCTTCAGCGTTGTTACCGCTTCCACGACTGAAACGAATCACGCGAGATGGAATCAGTAATCGGGACAGCACATCAATCACAGTTTTCTACTTACATGTGTTCCCTTCAACCCATAGTTGATAAATTTCCGGATCGATTATTGTATAATTGCTAATAAAAACATCCACATTTACATCTGCAAACATAATTACTGCGAGATTTCTTTCAATTAACACAATTTCCACGTCTGGCGGGTCCGAAATATTTgcgttgttttgattttgttatgcTGACAGCCGTAAACATCGGcgcatgtgtgtgcgtgtacgaTGTTGGACGGAACGAATACCcaagtaacatttttttaaatttcttgaCACGTGCAAAAAACGCTTCGTTCCCAGCGGTCAAGCTTTCATGCGTTTCACCTCGTTTCATCCCCTTCCAACCCTCGTTGGCCTATACTTTTGCGTGTCAACACAAGCTATCtctgttttttcgttcgtcaagCATGTTCTTGTCTCGCTCTTTTCACACTTTGCCGAAGTTCGACGTGCTCCGCGTTGTGTATTTACACACCGAGCTCATGGAatatctttgtgtgtgtagaaaacCATTTTGACAGCACCGTCATTCTTCGGCCGTCatattttgtgttgctttcgaAGTGCAAGGTTTGGTTAGTTTATTGCATAGAATAGGGAGATAAAATGGTtataaaaggataaaaatggcTTCGAATCGAAAGAGCACGCGTTTTTTAAAGTGACTGGATAGTTTAGTTAGGGATGTGAAGTTGAAAAACTACTTGGAAATAGGGAAGATGCTTGACCAGCGTGCCTCCGGAACAAGGTGGTGCTGAACCTGTTTCATGGCTGCTGAGAGTCTGGTAAGGTGTTTAATGCAACGAATTATATGAATTACATGTTATTTACATTACGCTTTTACAATTGCAGGTACATCCGAAATAATTTATTGGCACGGGCCGCAGAAAACCACGCAAACAAAGTGTACAAAGTACCATGCAgagaggacaaaattttacaccacATAAGTAAGTACTTCgaaatattacagaaaacttattgaaataactgataatttcaactattttctgtttacagaccaacacatttgcccgcattttccagcaagtgaagtgtaagcgagaaatttgtgaataaaattataataataaaaaaaacatttcattttatgtcctttttaattGATGACAACTTTCCACTA
Proteins encoded in this window:
- the LOC125765811 gene encoding acidic fibroblast growth factor intracellular-binding protein, whose product is MFADVNVDVFISNYTIIDPEIYQLWVEGNTFVEAVTTLKQKGGIFADVPPELIASDVQDHYRTYAMLEKFLHSPPKLSEQPTFQICPQDRSLLIEHYYSLDDTVARELFGKKLNARNRKDLDEVADKTGVRLKSCRRQFDNVKRIFKAVEETQGNLASNIRQQFLLPEELAQKYAAVVFIACLRFETTKRKLQYLNFKDFYECAQALMTFWTYTYQHSGADYLDTEMDKEFLLDLREIRYLLDKEKEIKHLVSMRLKPTLLERAYQEVENNFRSYYRAIIMIACNLHRTRELRLLFVEMTERLIEPWKQNGWTRDQVQMFMQCMTQCVLDLEVPRDNQDIRCLWDRYMQVINVCLFRMYHS